In Flavobacterium gelatinilyticum, a genomic segment contains:
- the lysA gene encoding diaminopimelate decarboxylase produces the protein MQAKDLLQLADQFGSPLYVYDAEKIQSQYNRLTKAFSKVENLRVNYAMKALSNVAILQLLKNMGSGLDTVSIQEVQLGLHAGYEPERIFFTPNGVSLEEIEEVAAMGVQINIDNLSILEQFGTKHPHIPVCIRINPHVMAGGNANISVGHIDSKFGISVHQIPHILRIVENTKMSIVGIHMHTGSDILDIEVFLYAAEILFDTAKHFKDLQFLDFGSGFKVPYKKDDIETDIEELGKKLSKRFNAFCSEYGRDLTLIFEPGKFLVSEAGHFLVKVNVVKQTTSTVFAGVDSGFNHLIRPMLYGSSHHIENISNPKGKERFYSVVGYICETDTFANNRRIQEITEGDILAFKNAGAYCFSMSSNYNSRYKPAEVLWMNGQGILIRQAETFEDLLKNQIPLPEEIAATV, from the coding sequence ATGCAAGCAAAAGATTTACTGCAGTTAGCAGACCAATTTGGAAGTCCATTGTATGTTTACGATGCTGAAAAAATCCAATCTCAGTACAACAGATTAACTAAAGCTTTCTCTAAGGTAGAAAACTTAAGAGTTAATTACGCCATGAAGGCATTGTCAAACGTTGCGATTCTACAGTTATTAAAGAACATGGGGTCTGGCTTAGATACTGTATCAATTCAGGAAGTTCAGTTAGGACTTCACGCTGGCTATGAACCCGAAAGAATTTTCTTTACACCAAACGGAGTTTCTCTTGAAGAAATCGAAGAAGTTGCCGCAATGGGTGTACAAATCAATATCGACAATTTATCAATTCTGGAGCAATTCGGAACAAAACATCCTCATATTCCAGTATGTATTCGTATCAATCCGCACGTAATGGCGGGTGGAAATGCAAATATTTCTGTTGGACATATCGATAGTAAATTCGGAATCTCTGTTCACCAAATTCCGCATATCTTACGAATTGTAGAGAACACAAAAATGAGCATTGTGGGTATTCACATGCACACAGGGTCTGATATTTTAGATATCGAAGTATTCTTGTATGCTGCTGAAATCCTTTTTGATACAGCGAAACACTTTAAAGATTTACAATTCTTAGATTTCGGAAGCGGATTCAAAGTGCCTTACAAAAAAGACGATATCGAAACAGACATCGAAGAATTAGGTAAAAAATTATCTAAAAGATTCAACGCTTTCTGTTCAGAATACGGAAGAGATTTAACATTGATTTTCGAACCAGGAAAATTCCTGGTGAGCGAAGCAGGTCATTTCTTAGTAAAAGTAAACGTAGTAAAACAAACAACATCTACAGTATTTGCTGGAGTTGATAGTGGTTTCAACCACTTAATTCGTCCAATGTTATACGGATCTTCACACCACATTGAAAATATCTCAAACCCAAAAGGAAAAGAGCGTTTTTACTCTGTTGTAGGATACATTTGCGAAACAGATACTTTTGCAAACAACCGCAGAATTCAGGAAATTACCGAAGGTGACATTTTAGCTTTCAAAAATGCCGGAGCATACTGTTTCTCAATGTCTTCGAACTACAACTCAAGATACAAACCAGCCGAAGTTCTTTGGATGAACGGACAAGGAATCTTGATACGTCAAGCCGAAACATTCGAAGATTTACTTAAAAATCAAATTCCGTTGCCAGAAGAAATTGCTGCAACAGTTTAA
- a CDS encoding helix-turn-helix domain-containing protein produces MSTTTKPRHIGRNISRIRELKGMKQDALAYEIGLSQQTISSIEGSETVDKEKLEKIAQVLGVTVEAIENFSEENIFNYFNTFHESHGNFFGGNNNSCTFNPLDKVVELYERLVQAEKDKNEYLEKLLNGK; encoded by the coding sequence ATGAGCACAACAACAAAACCAAGACATATCGGTAGAAATATCAGCCGAATTAGAGAACTTAAAGGTATGAAGCAGGATGCATTGGCGTATGAAATTGGCTTAAGCCAACAGACTATTTCCAGCATTGAAGGAAGCGAAACTGTTGATAAAGAAAAACTTGAAAAAATTGCACAAGTACTTGGAGTAACTGTAGAAGCGATTGAAAATTTTTCAGAGGAAAATATTTTTAATTATTTTAATACATTTCATGAAAGTCATGGGAACTTCTTTGGAGGAAATAATAATTCTTGCACTTTCAACCCACTTGATAAAGTTGTTGAACTTTACGAACGTTTGGTTCAGGCTGAAAAAGACAAAAATGAATATTTAGAGAAATTATTAAACGGAAAATAA
- a CDS encoding DUF1624 domain-containing protein produces MKRQPSIDIVRGIVMIIMALDHVRDLMHVDSITQSPTDLTTTAPLLFFTRWITHLCAPIFVFLAGTSVYLSLQSKNNVSEKRSHLIKRGLFLIVLEFTIINLGLFFDIGFHTLLFEVIAAIGFGFVVLGLLLNIRSQTLGIIGLVIIFCHNLLPLIPFAENSVLKVILSPFFSPAAIPFSGRVFVMGYPPIPWLGIMLTGFAAGRFFEFDSEKRKRIFIKMGLSSLVLFVIIRFINIYGDPALWTSQKDSVFTFLSFINVTKYPPSLLFCLVTLGIMFLLLSIAEQFQSQIKKVTLVYGRVPLFYFVVHFYVIHILTLILLFAQGFSWSQFEFASGTFGRPKGLESGLPLWSIYLIWIFVVALLYKPSAWFGKYKAQKQHWWLRYI; encoded by the coding sequence ATGAAACGACAACCATCCATCGACATAGTCCGGGGCATCGTAATGATTATTATGGCATTGGATCATGTTCGGGATTTGATGCATGTCGATTCTATCACTCAAAGTCCAACCGATTTAACAACTACTGCTCCTTTGTTGTTTTTTACGCGCTGGATTACACATTTATGTGCGCCTATTTTTGTTTTTCTGGCCGGAACTTCGGTATATCTTTCACTGCAAAGCAAGAATAATGTATCCGAAAAAAGATCGCATTTAATAAAAAGAGGTCTGTTTCTAATCGTGCTCGAATTTACAATTATCAATTTGGGGCTCTTTTTTGATATTGGTTTTCACACCCTTTTATTTGAGGTCATAGCCGCAATAGGTTTCGGGTTTGTTGTTTTGGGATTACTTCTTAACATACGTTCTCAAACTCTTGGAATTATCGGCTTGGTAATCATCTTCTGCCACAATCTTTTACCTCTCATTCCTTTTGCCGAAAATTCGGTTTTAAAAGTGATTTTATCGCCATTTTTTAGTCCGGCAGCAATTCCGTTTTCCGGAAGAGTATTTGTAATGGGATATCCGCCAATTCCGTGGCTTGGCATCATGCTTACCGGTTTTGCCGCGGGAAGGTTCTTTGAATTCGATTCAGAAAAAAGAAAAAGAATATTTATCAAAATGGGGCTAAGTTCCTTAGTTCTTTTTGTCATCATCCGATTTATTAATATTTACGGTGATCCTGCTTTGTGGACTTCGCAGAAAGATTCGGTTTTTACATTTTTATCATTTATAAATGTTACCAAATATCCGCCTTCGCTCCTCTTTTGTCTCGTAACTTTAGGAATAATGTTTTTACTGCTTTCCATTGCAGAACAATTCCAAAGCCAAATCAAAAAAGTAACTTTAGTTTACGGCAGAGTTCCTTTGTTTTATTTCGTTGTACACTTTTATGTCATTCATATTTTAACACTTATTCTGCTTTTTGCACAAGGTTTCAGCTGGTCACAATTCGAATTTGCATCTGGAACTTTTGGAAGACCAAAAGGCTTAGAAAGCGGCCTGCCTCTTTGGTCAATTTATTTAATATGGATTTTTGTTGTGGCTTTACTTTACAAACCTTCGGCATGGTTTGGAAAATATAAAGCCCAAAAACAGCATTGGTGGCTGCGATACATTTAA
- a CDS encoding DUF1572 domain-containing protein yields MKSTVEIASRFREIILNGTWVANTNYKLQLENLDWKTAVTPIQNLNTIAVLAQHIHYYINGLNLVFKGGPLDIKDKFSFDFLPIQSQDEWENFLTKFWNDSEEFASLIEQMPDEKLNESFVDEKYGTYRRNIDCMIEHSYYHLGQIVLLKKLLSH; encoded by the coding sequence ATGAAAAGTACAGTAGAAATTGCAAGTCGTTTTAGAGAAATTATCCTTAACGGAACCTGGGTCGCCAACACCAATTACAAACTCCAGCTCGAAAATCTGGATTGGAAAACGGCCGTTACTCCTATTCAAAACTTAAACACAATTGCAGTTCTCGCGCAGCATATTCATTATTACATTAACGGACTTAATCTGGTTTTTAAAGGCGGTCCGCTTGATATAAAAGACAAATTCAGTTTCGACTTCCTTCCTATTCAATCCCAGGATGAATGGGAAAATTTCCTGACTAAATTCTGGAATGATTCTGAAGAATTTGCTTCACTCATTGAACAAATGCCCGATGAAAAACTAAATGAATCTTTCGTTGACGAAAAATACGGTACTTACAGAAGAAATATCGACTGTATGATCGAACACAGTTATTATCATTTAGGACAAATTGTGCTGCTTAAAAAATTACTTTCCCATTAA